The Paenibacillus spongiae nucleotide sequence CCGCGAATGAGAACTGGACCGTTGCGAATCTCACATCGGCTGCGCAATATTTCCACCTGCTCCGCCGTCAAGCTGCATTAACGCAGACGGAGGAAGCGAGACCGCTTATCATTATGTCGCCGAAGAGTCTGCTTCGCAATCCGCGCGTGGCTTCGGATCCGCAAGCGTTCAGCGAAGGGGTCTTCAAGCCTGTAATGGAGCAGCCTGGTCAAGGCGATACGCCGGATCAAGTGGAACGGCTCATTCTGTGCAGCGGCAAAATCGGGATCGAGCTGGCTGCAGCGATGGATCAGAGCGAGCAGCGCGATTGGAGCTGGCTGCATGTGGCTAGGATCGAACAGCTGTATCCATTCCCGAAAGTGGATATCGAACGCATTATCGGACGGTTCCCGAACTTGAAAGAAATCGTTTGGCTTCAGGAAGAACCGCAAAACATGGGCGCTTGGAACTATATGGAACCAAGAATCAACTCTCGTGCGCCAGGCGCTACGAGGGTCCGTTATGTGGGTCTGCCGAAGCAGTCTAGTCCGGCAAGCGGATTTTCTGAAATCCACCAGCACGATCAGCAGCGTATTATAGCGGAAGCAATGAGCCGTTAAGAACCAGGACGCGATCATTCCTAACTACGAGGAGGGCAACGGCATGAGCGATATTAAAGTACCCGAAATGGGCGAATCAATAACAGAAGGCACAATTGCAAAATGGGTTGTAAAGCAAGGTGACCAGGTCAAGCAGGGGGATGTTCTTGCTGAACTGGAGACCGATAAAGTCAATATTGAAATCAGCGCCGAAGAAGACGGCGTTCTGTCCCAAATTCTGAGACAGGAAGGCGAGACCGTACAAATCGGCGAAGTGATCGCAACGATCGGCGCATCGACCGGCGCTCCGGCAGCAGGCAGCGTGAGCGCTGAGCCGAAGCCAGCCGAGAAGCAGGAAGCGCAGCAGCCTGCAGTACAAGCCGCCGCAGAACCGAAGCAGGATAGCGGCTCGTCCGACGTAGCAGCATCTCCTGCAGCCCGCAAGCTGGCAAGAGAGCTCGGGATCGATCTGAGCAAAGTCAATGCTAACGATCCGATCGGCCGTATTCGTCAGGAGGACGTGAAGCAGCACACCGACCGTCCTCAGGCAAGCAGCCAGCCGGCTGCACCTAAGGCAGCGGCAGCTCCGGCTCCTGAAGTGCCGGGTAAACCTGTACTCAGGCAGCCAATGTCGCGCCGCCGCGCAACGATCGCCAATCGCCTGGTTGAAGCGCAGCGTACGGCAGCCATGCTGACGACGTTCAACGAAGTCGATATGACGGCGATTATGGATGTCCGCAAACGCCGCAAGCAGTCGTTCCAAGAGAAGCACGACGTTAATCTTGGCTTCATGTCCTTCTTCACGAAGGCTGTTGTCGGAGCGTTGAAGCAGTTCCCGCTGTTGAATGCCGAGATTCAAGGCGAGGATATTCTCGTGAAGAAATTCTATGATATCGGGATTGCGGTTTCGGCCAAGGAAGGTCTTGTGGTACCGGTCGTACGCGATGCTGACCGTCTCGGCTTCGCCGAGATCGAGAAGCAAATCGTCGAGCTGGCGGGCAAAGCGCGCTCGAACAAGCTTGCGCTTTCCGACCTGCAGGGCGGCACGTTCACGATTACGAACGGAGGCACGTTCGGATCGCTTCTTTCCACGCCGATTCTGAATGCGCCGCAGGTTGGTATTCTCGGCATGCATAAGATCCAGCTTCGTCCGGTCGCCATCGACGCGGAAAGATCGGAGAACCGGCCGATGATGTATATCGCCTTGTCGTATGACCACCGTATTGTCGATGGATCAGACGCGGTTCGGTTCCTGGTTACGGTCAAATCGCTGCTGGAAGACCCGGAAACCCTGCTTCTTGAAGGGTAACGCCTGAAGCGAAGAGAGAATTATAACGGTTCCTGCGTGCTTACCGGCAGGGACCGTTATGTGCTCATAATAGGAAAGAAGCTTGCCGCCTTGCCCGCGGCACAGCTTCTTTTATTGTTGTTTGGTATCGATATTTTTCCGATTTTTTGCAGAGCTGTTGCAGTCAGATTTAGAATTCATTACAGTAGAAACAACTTCTGCGTAAAGAGTATCTTTCTTACGATTCGCCACGGTTACAAAGGATTAGGTTATGTACAGGAAGGTGTCAGTGAACGTGACAGCAGAAGAAAGCAAACCGAAGTTATTGCCAACCAAGATTTATAAATGCAAGGATGCTGAATGCAAAGCCTGGGTAAGGGAAGAATTCGCGGAGACGAATCCTGCCTGCCCGATATGCAAAGGCCCCATGCACCGGAGTATGCGCCATTTGCCCGCCCTCCAAAAGAAGATTAAGAGGGAGCCTGCGAAGAAATCTCTCTTCTAATTCATATTAGGAAAAGTGCTTGGGCTTGCCAGGCTGAAAGCTGCGGCAGAGCGGGTTTACCGGGCGTGAAGTCATGGTTCTTGTGTCGCCGCAGCGGTTAATGGTATATTGAGTTATCGATAGGTTGTCCATGAGAGAAAGGGGCTTTTGAGATGTGGAAGGAAATCACTACGCTTCAGGAATGGGAGCAGATGCTCCAGCAATCGGGCGAGAAACAGCAAATTATTTTTAAGCACAGCACCGCATGTCCGG carries:
- the odhB gene encoding 2-oxoglutarate dehydrogenase complex dihydrolipoyllysine-residue succinyltransferase, which codes for MSDIKVPEMGESITEGTIAKWVVKQGDQVKQGDVLAELETDKVNIEISAEEDGVLSQILRQEGETVQIGEVIATIGASTGAPAAGSVSAEPKPAEKQEAQQPAVQAAAEPKQDSGSSDVAASPAARKLARELGIDLSKVNANDPIGRIRQEDVKQHTDRPQASSQPAAPKAAAAPAPEVPGKPVLRQPMSRRRATIANRLVEAQRTAAMLTTFNEVDMTAIMDVRKRRKQSFQEKHDVNLGFMSFFTKAVVGALKQFPLLNAEIQGEDILVKKFYDIGIAVSAKEGLVVPVVRDADRLGFAEIEKQIVELAGKARSNKLALSDLQGGTFTITNGGTFGSLLSTPILNAPQVGILGMHKIQLRPVAIDAERSENRPMMYIALSYDHRIVDGSDAVRFLVTVKSLLEDPETLLLEG
- a CDS encoding cold-shock protein; the encoded protein is MYRKVSVNVTAEESKPKLLPTKIYKCKDAECKAWVREEFAETNPACPICKGPMHRSMRHLPALQKKIKREPAKKSLF